From the genome of Marinitoga sp. 38H-ov:
TATGCTTTTTTGGAATAATGTGTAGATAAAATTACCCACAATCCATTTAAAAAGTTATTTTTAAATAAATCATTATAATTATCTCTCGCATAATAATAACTTTTAGCCTCTGGAATGAGCATTATTCTCATTCCTATTTTTTTTAGTCTTAAATTCATTTCTATATCCTGATTTCTTTTTAATTCTGGTTTAAATAATCCAGCTTTTTCAAATACTTCTTTTTTATATATTCCATATGCTACTGTATCTACATATTCTTCTTTTTCATTACATGTTCTATACTTAGCTCCTCCTACCCCAAAAGGATGAGATAATACATTTGCAATTGCTTTAGCAATTGCTGTATCTTTACCAGGCTGCGTAATTACTAATCCTCCAGCTATATCGCATTTATTTTCCTCTAATCTTTTTATACAAGCAGATATATAATTTTTTGAATATGTTGTGTGTGCTCCTGCTATCATAATATAATCACCAGTTGCTTCTTTTATTCCTATATTCAAAGCAACTGGTGTTATTTTTAATTCATTATCAATTATTTTTATATCTATATTATTATTTTCATTTTTTATTCGGTCAATTATTTCTTTTGTGTTATCAGTACTTAATCCATCAACAATGATTATCTCTTTATTTTCATAATCATTTTCTATTAATGAATTTAAACATTTTTCTATATATTTTTCTTCATTAAGTGTTGGTATTATAATAGATACTTTTTTACTAGATACTTTTTCCATGTTATCCCCCCATTAAGACAATACAAAATTAACAAATTCCTTTTCTTTTTCTTCTGTCCAAACAAATTCATGTTTATATTTTCTTATATTTTCTAATAATTCTTCATAATTTTCATATGCTTTTATTATTTTATCTACTGATTCATCTATATTCTTTGGATTAATAACTATACCAATATTATATTTTTCTACCTCTTTTGCCATTGATATAAACGTATTTTTTACTATTACAGGAGTTTCTGCTGCTATTGAATCATAATATTTGTTTGGTAGAGAAAATATATCATTTTTATAATTTCTATTTTTTACAGTATTAAATGATATTAATGAAAATAATGATTTTGATAATTCTTTCATCATATCCTCATATGGTAAAAATTTTGTATAGTCATGTGGTATATCTTTAAAATATTCTGATTCCATACCTATTATTCTAAATTTAAAACCTTTTTGAATTAGCTTTTTTAATATTTCTTTCTCATCTTCTAAATTTCTATTTATTTTACCTACAAAAGATATTTCTTTTATTTTTTCTTTTGATTGTATTGATATTTCGGCATAATTTTTTTGGATATAATAATCATTATGAATATTTAATTTTTGATATATATCTTTTTGCATATCTTTTGATACAAAAATTAATTTATCTGATAAATTTAATTGTTTTTCAAAAATCTTCCATAATACTTTTTCTTTTATCTGTTTTTTTATTCCTGATAAATTGTTTAAGAAATTTTCCGGATGATATTCATGAATATCATATATTATTTTTTTATTTCTTTTTTTTGCTATTTTAAAAGGAAGAACTGGTTTTGTTGTCAGAAAATGATGCATGTATAATATGTCATATTCAAATTCTCTTATTAATTGTATAATTTTTTTATCAAACTTTCCTCTGCTTTTTACCTCTTTTATCTTATTTTCAAAATTTATTTTATATTTTATAGGTATATATTTTATATTATCTTTAAAATATTCTTCTTCATTTTTATTTGTTATATATTGATATATTACCTTATTTTTCTTAGATAATGATTTTACCATTCTATAAACCCTTTTGTCATATTTTGGATGCATATATCCTATTATAAAAATTGTCATATAATCACCACAAGTCTTTTCTTAATTGCTCTAATATTTCAAATGCTTCTTTTAATTCATCAAAATCTATTTTAGTTAAAATATCCAATGCTTTTTTTAACTCAGTAGTTGATAATTTAGATATATGTTGTAAAATTTCTTTAATTTCTGAAGAAGATATTCCTTCTGTTCTTGGTAAATAAACTACTTCACAATATTCATTTAAATAATCAAATTTCCCTTTCCAATCTTCTCCTATAACAAAAATATCTACATTATATTTTATTATATCTTCTATTTTTTGTTCCCAATTTTTTTCTGGTATTACTATATCAACACATTTAATATTTTTTACGATTTCTGCTCTTTGTTCATATGGAATTATAGATTTTTTCCCTTTAATAGCATTAAATTCATCTGTTGAAACAGCTACAATTAGTTTATCACCTAACTCTTTAGCTCTTTGCAATAATCTAAGATGCCCTATATGAAATAAATCAAATGTACCATATGTAATTACTGTTTTCATCATTTCACCCCAATTTTTTTTAAAAACTTATCTATTATCTCCTTATCTTGAGAAAATGGAGAAAAATAAAATGAAAAGAATATTATTAATATAATAATAATCGAATTTATAATTACCCAAAAATAGATATTCGATATACTTTTTGTAAAGCTAAATATAAAAATAGAAGTGAAAGCAAATAACAATATATAAAATAATGTTCTTATTTTATATGGATAAATATTATATATAACTCTTACTTGAATAAATTTCAATAAGTTTACAACAATTATTGATGCCGCAAAAGAAAATGCAATACCCCAAGAATATCTTGGTCCTAATAAATATCCAGTTGATACACCTGTAATTATCATCGCTAAACCATTTATTATCTCAAGCCCCTCATATCCAGACATATTCAGTAATGTACCATTAGGACCAACAAAAGAATTAATAAATTGAGATATTAATATTAGAGAAACTATTAATGTACCTTTTGAATAATCTTCTCCTAAAAAAGATAATATTCTATTAATATGTATAACAATAAAACTAATTATAGGCAACATAATAAAAGTATTCCAACGCGATACATCTTTAAATATTAAATCTATTTTTTTTAAATCTTTTTCTTTCCATGCAAGAGCAAATTCAGGCATTGTTACATTAGCTAAAGCTGTACCTAACATTGCTCCTATTGTACCTAATGTTATTCCAATTGAAAGATAACCAACAGATTCATTTGTTGAATATAATCTTTGCATTATTTTAGATAAATTTCCATACAATGAATAAGTTATAGTTATAAAATAAAATTTCCATGAATTTTTAATAATCCATTTTAGAGATAAATATTTTTCTTTAGTATAAAATCTTATGGATATTATCAAAGGTATTAATAATGAAAATAAATAAGCTAATATAAATGAGAAATAGTTAGAAATAATAAAAAAGAATATAAAAAATGAGCCTACTCTGATTAGTCTAATCAATGTATCTCTAATAAAACTAGCGGTATCTTGTTTTTTTATTCCAATAAAATATGAATATGTTAAATTTTCTACCTGTGATAAAAAAACTAAAAATAAAATAATTATTACATTAAATTTGTTATATACTATACTCTCATCAAATGTCATATATATAAATGGAAATATTAGAATATCTAATAAAAAATATATTCTGATAAAATCAGAGTATATTTTTTTTGCATTATATATATTTTTCCCACTTTCTCTAATTAATAACGTTGGTAACCCTAAACTCAAAAATGAATAATATGTTCCAATAAATCCTAAAATTACATTGGCTTTACCATATTCTGATGCACCTAATAATTTAGCAATTATTAATTGAAATATAAATCCTATGCCACTACCTATAAAAGTCCATGAAAAAGCTTTAATTCCTTTTTTAAATAGATTCATGTAATCCTCCATTAAAAATTATATTATATATTCTTTCACATGAATTATTCCCATATATAAAAAACATGTCTTTTAAAATTTTTCTATGATCAATATATTTATCTTCTTTAAAATTATCTAATATTGAATTTTGTAAATCAGTTTGTGTTCTAACTTTATCGCCTGGGGTCCAAAATTCATATGGATGTAATAATAATCCTCTAACTTTTATATATTCTTCTATATCATTATTAATAAATATAATAGGTTTATTTAATAACAAATAATCGAAATATATACTAGAATAATCTGTAATTAACATATCAGAATCAGGTAAAATTTCATATAAATCTATATCTTTTTTTGATAATATATCTTCTGATAAAAACATGAAATTTTCTAAATTGTAATTTTCATATAATTTTTTATAATATCTCTCTTCTATAGGATGGAGTTTCGCTATAAATAAAATTTTATTTTCAATTAAAAATTTTTCAAAATCTGAAATATTAAAATCTGATATTCCAAATATATTTTTATTTCTTTCTATACCTTCGGAAATATCTCTATTTACATAACCTTTTCTAAATGTTGGAATAAAAAATATAATTTTTTTATCTTTTTTTTGTATTATTTCATTTAATCTTCCATTTTTAAATAAATAATCAGTTCTCGGAAATCCAGTAACAATATATCTTCCTAAATAATTTCCTGTTGTGGAATTTAATAACGTATTATAAAATGGAGAAGATGAAATAATATAATCATATTTCATCCAATTTTTTAATATTTTCTTTTTCCTTTTTTCTGTTTTGTCTAAAAGCCCCATTGCTTTTAATGGTATTCCATGCCAAAACTGTATAAATTTTTGATTTTTTCTTTTAAAGAAAACATTTATATCATGTGAAGTAAATACATATTTTGAGGATTTTACTAAATCTAAATATTCAAAAATATTTTTTGATTTATTTATTATTTTAACATTTAAATGATTTTTATCCTTTAAATATCTAAAAAAGGCATAAGAATTTGAACCACTATATGGTGTATCATCTATTATTAATACATCATACTTATATTTTTTTATACTGTATATAATTTCAAGTATTATCTTTATTATTTTTTTTATCATTTAATTCCCCTCTTAATAAATCTCTTATAAAATTATATGCCTTATTTCCTATAATTTTTCTGATTTTTTTTCTTATTTTATTTGGTAAAGGTTGCCATGTCCCCGAAAAGTGATGTATTGTATGAGTATTATCTGTTATATGTATTTCACCAGTATGATCATTCTTTGCACAAAAATAATCAAATGGATATATAGCTATACCATCGCCAAACTCTTGATATTTTCCTCCACCTATATAACCCATTTTCTTAGACAATTCTGTAATAATTATAACATTCGTAGTTAAATCAAAAGTTCCATCATCTAAAACAAATTTTTTATCATTATAATAATCTAAAAGTAATTTTATCCAGCTATTTTTTGGTGTTGCTCCCATTATTCCAGTTGGTATTAATTTATCATTTTCATAACCGGAAAAAGCATTGTGATGTAAAAATTTATCAAGATTTTTAATTACTTCTACATCTGTATCCATATATATTCCACCATATTCATATAATACCTTTAATCTAACGTAATCAGTTACAAATGCGTATTTCTTATTTTCATATGCTTCCTTTATATATATATTCTCATTAATATCAAAATTGTCTTCATTCCATTCTATTATCTCATAATCTGGTAAATGTATTTTCCAACTTTCAATACATTTTCTGGCAATCTCTGGTTTCTTACCTTTTCCAAACCAGCAATAATGAATTTTTTTAGGTATCAATTTATACACTCCTTATATATATAACTTTTGAATTAAAATCAAAATATTCTATTTTTGATTTTTTGGAAACTATAAATATTGTTTCTTCAGTTTTCAATTTTAATATGTTATAATCATTTTCATCATTAGAATTTATTATAATTATATTTTTATCTTTTTTTAATTTTTCATCTATTTCTTTTATTTTTTCAATATCTAATTTATTTATATTAAGTAAATTATAATTTAAATTACTTAATTCAGCATATAACAAATCTAATATATTTTCACTAGCTGTATTTACTATTAAAATATTATTTTTATTAATCATATATAAATACTTTGAGATTTTTGAAATATCTCCGTTTACTATTAATTCAGGTTTTTTATAATTGTATTCAAAATCTTTCAATGAATATATTTTATTATCTTTTAATTCAAATCTTAAAGCTATTATAGAGGCTAAAAATATTGATATAAAAAACCCTCCAATAAAAAACATTTTAAATGATGGAAAGTCTTGTCTTGTTGGAACAAAAGAATTATTTAATATTGATGGTTTTTGTATTTCTAACAATGTTTTTAACCTTGTTTGTTCAAGAGCTGTTTTAACTATATTGTATTTTTCTTCAAGTATTTTTTGATCTTTTTTTAATGATAAATATTCATACAATATCGGTGATTGATTTGTAATTTCTTCACTTAATTTTTTTTCTAGATTTTTAAGCATATTATATTGTGTATCTAAAACTTCATAAGAATATTTTAATGTTTTATATTTATTTAATAAATCCATTGATATTGCACTTAAATACATATCTTTATTATTTATTAATATTTCTAATTTCTTTGATAATTCTGTTTTTAATACATTTATACTTGTTTCTAGTTCAAATAATTTCGGAGAATTTGGAGATATTATTTTTAATGTTTCATATTCCAATTGACTATTTTCTAATTGTGTTTTAATATTTTTTATTTCACTATTCTTTTCTGTTAAATATACTTCTTTCATTTCTTGGTCAATATTCAAATACACATTTTCGAAATTTTTTATTTCTATCTCTAAGGAATTTTTATCTTCTGAATATTGGTATATTTTCTTTACTACATCATAATATTTATCCATTAATGGATTTTTATCTGATATTTTATATTCAAGTTCATACTCAACTACCTTTTTATTTATACTTTCTAATTCCTGATTAATTTGTTCTAATAATGGTATTAACAATGATATTTTTTCATTATTTTTTTCTTTTTGTATTTTTTCATAATATTCTATATAATATTCATACCATTTATCCAAAACTTTTTTTACATATTCAGGATCTCTTTTTGTATAAGATATTTTAATTATATTTGTTCCACTCTTTGCTTCTATTATCAATTCTTCTTTTAATATTTCTATTAAATCCCTTTCATAATATACTTTACCTCTTAATCTATCTATAATATGTCTAGAATTATTTTTTCTTTTTACCATATCAAAATCTTTAATTATGTTTTTTAATATTTCATCTGAATACATTTTTTCTATTTCAGTTTTTATTTCTGTATTATTTCCCGAGTTTGATAATAATAATGATAAATTATCTCCTCCTGAATTAGATGAAGATAATTCTAATTCCATATATGATGTATATGTCCTAGGAAGGATACTATATATATACATTATAATAGAAAAAAATACAATAGATAAAATTATTATTATATACCAACGTCTTTTTATTGTATTAAATACATCCCTTAAAGTTATATCATTTCTCATTTTTATTCCTCCAAATATATTTTTTCATAATATACGTATATTAAAAATTCTAATATAATTGTAAATGGCATTACTTGTGCTGGTGTATAAATTCTATGTTCCGTAAGACCTGCTATTAATATTGCAAAAATAGAATAATATATATATTTTGAGAAAAAAACGTCTGGTATTTTTTTTGATATATAAAACAATTCTTTTATTAATAATATAAAAAATATAAAACCTATTATCCCGGTTTCTGCTAAAATGTGCAAATATGAATTGTGTGCATGTGCATCAGAAAATTGGACTTTAGATGTATTAAACATATATATATTTTTTAATCCCTCAAAATTATATGGAATGTCATTATATCTTGTAAATCCTATACCAAATATTGGACTTTTTATAAAATCATCAATCGCTCTTGGCCATAATACAAATAATCTATCAGATATATTTGCGGTTCTATTTGGATCATTTAAATCAAATACTTCCGTATTTGTTGGGCTTAAATTATATATTCCATGTTCTTTTGATATATAATATGCACCCAATATTATTACTATAGCCCCTATTATGGTTAATATATAATATATTCTTTTTAATTTATTACTTTTAATTAACTCATTTATAATCATCAATCCAATAACCCATATAAAAGCTAATTGAGAACCCCTAGACTTTGAAAAATAAAGAGCTATTATATTAGAAAAAAAATAAAATAAATTATATATATTTTTTTCTTTTAAGTATAATACCAAACCAAAAACAGATAACATTAAATAATATCCACCTGCAGCATTATGTGCTTTAAATAAATAATGGTATATTCCATCTGATGATATGCCTATAGGTTTTCCTAATAAAAATGAAAGAGTTAATCCAAAAGTTAGAAGACTAATAATTTTATATACTTTAATTAATATTTTATTATAATTTAAACCTGATTTGAATTCTGTTGATAATATAGGAAGAAATAGTGGCATATATGTTATATAGAAATTCCCATCATGTCTAAAATTATCATATGATAAAAATTTTGAAAATGGTATACCTGTAATAACAGCACTAAAAAAGTATAAAAAACCTATAATATAAAACAATTTATTTGTTCTTGATATATATACTTTTTCTGGAAAATATATATATAGTATTAAAAATAATATTCCAAAAACTACAAAAATCGGGTATGCTGGAATTAAATTGAAAAATGAAAATGAAAAAGATAATATTAAACTCAATACTATTATATCTTTTAAATTAATTTTCATTTTTCAAATAACTCCTCTATACCCTTTATATAATTTTCATATGAGAATTTTTCTTCAAAATATTTTTTATCTATCATCTTTTTATATTTATTTGGATTATTATAAATTTTAAATATTAAATCCTTTAAATGAGTTATACTATCTATTAAATATCCATTATTTTCATTTATTATTTCAGGTATACCGCCTATTTTTCTAGCAATTATTGTCTTGTTATGATATAATGCTTCAATTAAAACAGTTGGTAGAGAATCATCAATAAATGGATAATGTATAAATACATCGCTTATTTCCAAATAACCACTAACATCATCAGTATGTCCAACTAAAATTACATTATTATCCAATCTATTGATTTTAATATATTTTTTTATTTTTTCTAAATACTCCTTGTTTTTTTCATTTGCATCACCAATAATCATTAATTTTATATTATCTTTTAAAATTTCTTTTATACTTTTTATAATCTCTAGTTGCCCTTTAGATGGTTGAATCCAACCTATTACTGAAATAATAAAATCATTTTCTGATAAATCATGTAATTTTTTATAATATTCTGTGTCTCTTTTTGGTTTCATATTTGGAATTCCATTATATAATACTGATATTTTATTTTCATTTACACCTATTCTAATTAAACTCTTTTTTACTGTTTCCGATACACAGGATATATGATAAAAATTATTATTAAAGGTTTTCTTTAACATACCTTTTAATGGAGATATAAAATCTCCATTAACAACATCATGTAACCTAGCAATTGCTTTAACATTTGTTTTTTTTGAAATTTGTCCTCCATATATATGCGCTTTCATTGAATTTGTAAATATAATATCTATATTATTTTCTATTACAAAACGAGATAATTCTTTAATCATTTTTCTATATTCAAAAATATTTATTATATTTTTGAATGATAATTCTGATCTACTAATTTTTAAAAAATCTTTGCTTAAAGGAAATATTTTATAATCAATATTTACTTCTTTTAGTTTTTCAGTAAATTCACTTTCTGTTGTTACCCCTACTATTATATTATATTTATCTCTATTATATTCCTTAAGATAATCAACAAGTACCTTTTCAGCTCCACCAAACCAATATGCGTGGTCTAGTATCAATATATTTTTCATAATTCACCTCAATTCTTTTATTATCCTATTTCTAAACACTTCAATATCGAATTCTTTAGCTCTTTTTATTATCAATTCTTTTTTATTTTCTTTCCAATTTTCTTCCGCAATTCTTTTTATTGCACTTGATATTTCTTTTGAATTCATAGGTTTTACATGTATTCCTGTTTGTTCATTTATATTATGAAAAGTAGTTCCAGTGCCTAATTCAGTGGAAACAACTGGAATCCCACATGCCATTGCTTCTAATGCAACTAAACCAAATGCTTCACCTCTATCAATTGAAGGTAATACAAATACATCTGCTGCAGAATAATATTTTGGCATTTCATTATAACTAATATGATTTTCAAATATAATTCTATTTTCTAGATTTAAATCCTTGGTAATATCTTTCAGTTCAGTTTCTTTTGGACCTTTACCAATAATCAATAGTTTATAATTATTTGGAAGATTTTCCATTGATTTTATTAAATATTCTATACCTTTATATCTCCCAAGTCTTCCAATATATAATATTAATTTTTCATTTTTAGATACATATTTATTTCTATAATTATCTTGCCTATAATAAAAATGATTTGTTTCTACGAATAAAGGAACTACAGATATTTTTTCTTTAAAGTATTTTAATACAGGAGATGTATTAATTATATTTGGTGATGTAACTATAATCTTATCCATTTTTTTTAAATATTTTTTTACTATTAGATTATTATATATTTTTCCAAAATATCCTCTACCTGCTATATCCATATGATAAAAACATATATTCTTTTTATCTTTTATACTTCCATTTAAAAAAATATCCAACTCTGGTTGCCCAGAAGCAAAGTGATATAATAATATATCCTTATCTTTTGATAACTTATTTAATACATTTCTATATTTTAAAGAGATTCTTACTGAACCTTTTTCAATAAATATTGGTAATCTATGAACCTCTGTATTATCAACTCTATCAATTTTATAACCTTTTTTATTTGGATTATATGTTAATGCTGTAGAATTAAATAATTTATTTATCTCTCTAGCAACTATTTCAATTCCACCAATTTCTGGAAAATAGTTTCTTGATATAGACAATATCTTCAATTAATAAGCTCCTTTCTTATCTATTACAATTTTTATAGTTTTTAAAAATATTATGAAATCCAATTCTAATGACCAATTTCTTAAATAATATAGATCCAAAGCTATTCTTTCACTATAATCTTCAATATCGCTTCTACCATTTGCTTGCCACATTCCAGTTATTCCAGGTTTTATTGAAAATACCTCTTTTGCAACATCTTCACCATAATATAATTCTACTTCTTTTCTTACAACAGGTCTTGGACCAATTAAACTCATATTTCCTATTAATACATTTATTAATTGAGGCAATTCATCTAATGATGTTTTTCTTAATATTTTTCCTATTTTTGTAATTCTCGGATCATTTTTTAATTTAAAATGTTTATACCATTCTTCTCTTATCTTTTCATCCTTTTCAAGTAATTCTTCCAATCTCTTTTCTGCATCTGGATACATTGTTCTAAATTTATACATCTCAAATTCTTCTAAATTCTTTCCTATTCTTTTATGTTTAAAAAACACTGGTCCTTTATCCTCTTTTTTTATTAAAATTGCTATTATTAAAAATACTGGAGATAATAATATAAGACCTATTATTGATAATACAATATCAAATATTCTTTTTATAATTAAATTCAACGGATTTAATAATTCTTGAGATGCAGTAATTGCAAGAATTCCATCTAAATCATGTATTTTATTAGAAAAGCTTATTAATCCATATAAGTCTGGTATATATTTAATTTTTCTAATCATTCTTTCAAATTTTGTTATTATTTTTGATAATTCAAATTTTGATAAATTGGGTATAGCTATTATTACTTCTTCAATATTATTTTTTTTAATTATTTTATTAAAATCATCCAAATCACCTATTATTTTATTTTTATCAACAATAATTTTATCATCATTATATTTTAAGAATCCTATAATATTATATGTTGTAAATGGATGTTGACTAATTTTATCATACACTACCTGGGCTAATTCTCCAATTCCTAAAATAATAACATTTGTACTAAATAATTTAAATTTTATTAATATTTTTCTGAAAATATATCTAGTTAAAGAGTCTAAAATTATGAACATAAACATTAAAACAAATAGTTTAAATATATCTATATAATTTCCACTAAACAATAATAACACTAATATAACAAAAAAATATATTGCTGTGGAATGAAAAATATTTAGTAATTCATCCCAAAATAAATGTGTTTCAAAATAATACATTTTCCTAAATAAATATATCACGCTCAATATCCCAGAATAAAAATATACTATATTCATATCAAATATGTTAAAAACATTATATAATCCAACTAAAATAACATAATCTAATATCAATAATATTATTCCATATATTGTTTTTTTTATTCCTCTTTTTATTGTTCTTTTTTGTGCTATATTCATTTTCCATCCTCCATAAAATTCTCAAATTAAATTATAGCACAATTTTTAATTTTTGTTTTTATGATTATTTGAAACTATGTAACAATTAAAAAACTGAGGGCTAAGCCCTCAGTCATCATATCCATTAGGATTATTTTTTTGCCAATTCCATGAATCTCTACACATATCTACTATATTTCTTTCTGCTTTCCAACCCAATTCCTTTAATGCTTTTGTTGGATCTGCATATACTTGATCTACATCTCCTGGTCTTCTATCAACTATTTCATATGGTATTTTTATTCCATTTGCTTCTTCAAATGCTTTTACAACATCTAAAACACTATATCCAACACCTGTTCCTAAATTATATATTTTAACGCCAGTATCATTCATAATCCTTTCCAACGCTTTTATATGTCCTATTACCAAATCAACTACATGAATATAATCCCTTACCCCTGTTCCATCATGTGTATTATAATCATTTCCAAATACATTTAGTTTTTCTCTTTTTCCTACAGCTACTTGGGTTATATATGGCATTAAATTATTTGGGATTCCATTTGGATCTTCTCCTATTCTACCAGATTCATGTGCTCCTATTGGATTAAAGTATCTAAGTAATGCAATAGACCATTCATTATCTGATACATATAAATCTTTTAAAATGTATTCAATAAATAATTTTGTTCTACCGTATGGATTTGTAGCTGAAAGAGGTGCGTCTTCTGTTATTGGAACTGTTTCTGGATTACCATATACTGTTGCAGAAGAACTAAATACTATTTTCTTTACATTTTTATCTTGCATTACTTCTAATAAGTTTAATGTTCCAGTTATATTATTCTTATAATATTTCAAAGGTATTGCTACTGACTCACCAACTGCTTTTAAACCAGCAAAATGAATTACTGCTTCTATATTGTTTTCATTAAATATTTCTTCTACTTTTTCTTTATCTAACAAATCTACTTCGTAAAATTTGAAATCCTTTCCTGTTAACTCTTTTATTCTTTTCAATACTTCTGGTTTACTATTTGAAAAATTATCTAAAACAACAATTTCATATCCCGCATTTAAAAATTCTACGCATGCGTGAGAACCTATATATCCTGCTCCTCCTGTTATTAATATAGCCATATTTTCACCTCCACAAAAATTCGCTCTTATATTATATCATATTGAAAATACAT
Proteins encoded in this window:
- a CDS encoding Wzz/FepE/Etk N-terminal domain-containing protein, which translates into the protein MRNDITLRDVFNTIKRRWYIIIILSIVFFSIIMYIYSILPRTYTSYMELELSSSNSGGDNLSLLLSNSGNNTEIKTEIEKMYSDEILKNIIKDFDMVKRKNNSRHIIDRLRGKVYYERDLIEILKEELIIEAKSGTNIIKISYTKRDPEYVKKVLDKWYEYYIEYYEKIQKEKNNEKISLLIPLLEQINQELESINKKVVEYELEYKISDKNPLMDKYYDVVKKIYQYSEDKNSLEIEIKNFENVYLNIDQEMKEVYLTEKNSEIKNIKTQLENSQLEYETLKIISPNSPKLFELETSINVLKTELSKKLEILINNKDMYLSAISMDLLNKYKTLKYSYEVLDTQYNMLKNLEKKLSEEITNQSPILYEYLSLKKDQKILEEKYNIVKTALEQTRLKTLLEIQKPSILNNSFVPTRQDFPSFKMFFIGGFFISIFLASIIALRFELKDNKIYSLKDFEYNYKKPELIVNGDISKISKYLYMINKNNILIVNTASENILDLLYAELSNLNYNLLNINKLDIEKIKEIDEKLKKDKNIIIINSNDENDYNILKLKTEETIFIVSKKSKIEYFDFNSKVIYIRSV
- a CDS encoding O-antigen ligase family protein, producing MKINLKDIIVLSLILSFSFSFFNLIPAYPIFVVFGILFLILYIYFPEKVYISRTNKLFYIIGFLYFFSAVITGIPFSKFLSYDNFRHDGNFYITYMPLFLPILSTEFKSGLNYNKILIKVYKIISLLTFGLTLSFLLGKPIGISSDGIYHYLFKAHNAAGGYYLMLSVFGLVLYLKEKNIYNLFYFFSNIIALYFSKSRGSQLAFIWVIGLMIINELIKSNKLKRIYYILTIIGAIVIILGAYYISKEHGIYNLSPTNTEVFDLNDPNRTANISDRLFVLWPRAIDDFIKSPIFGIGFTRYNDIPYNFEGLKNIYMFNTSKVQFSDAHAHNSYLHILAETGIIGFIFFILLIKELFYISKKIPDVFFSKYIYYSIFAILIAGLTEHRIYTPAQVMPFTIILEFLIYVYYEKIYLEE
- a CDS encoding glycosyltransferase family 4 protein, which produces MKNILILDHAYWFGGAEKVLVDYLKEYNRDKYNIIVGVTTESEFTEKLKEVNIDYKIFPLSKDFLKISRSELSFKNIINIFEYRKMIKELSRFVIENNIDIIFTNSMKAHIYGGQISKKTNVKAIARLHDVVNGDFISPLKGMLKKTFNNNFYHISCVSETVKKSLIRIGVNENKISVLYNGIPNMKPKRDTEYYKKLHDLSENDFIISVIGWIQPSKGQLEIIKSIKEILKDNIKLMIIGDANEKNKEYLEKIKKYIKINRLDNNVILVGHTDDVSGYLEISDVFIHYPFIDDSLPTVLIEALYHNKTIIARKIGGIPEIINENNGYLIDSITHLKDLIFKIYNNPNKYKKMIDKKYFEEKFSYENYIKGIEELFEK
- a CDS encoding glycosyltransferase encodes the protein MKILSISRNYFPEIGGIEIVAREINKLFNSTALTYNPNKKGYKIDRVDNTEVHRLPIFIEKGSVRISLKYRNVLNKLSKDKDILLYHFASGQPELDIFLNGSIKDKKNICFYHMDIAGRGYFGKIYNNLIVKKYLKKMDKIIVTSPNIINTSPVLKYFKEKISVVPLFVETNHFYYRQDNYRNKYVSKNEKLILYIGRLGRYKGIEYLIKSMENLPNNYKLLIIGKGPKETELKDITKDLNLENRIIFENHISYNEMPKYYSAADVFVLPSIDRGEAFGLVALEAMACGIPVVSTELGTGTTFHNINEQTGIHVKPMNSKEISSAIKRIAEENWKENKKELIIKRAKEFDIEVFRNRIIKELR
- a CDS encoding sugar transferase, with the translated sequence MNIAQKRTIKRGIKKTIYGIILLILDYVILVGLYNVFNIFDMNIVYFYSGILSVIYLFRKMYYFETHLFWDELLNIFHSTAIYFFVILVLLLFSGNYIDIFKLFVLMFMFIILDSLTRYIFRKILIKFKLFSTNVIILGIGELAQVVYDKISQHPFTTYNIIGFLKYNDDKIIVDKNKIIGDLDDFNKIIKKNNIEEVIIAIPNLSKFELSKIITKFERMIRKIKYIPDLYGLISFSNKIHDLDGILAITASQELLNPLNLIIKRIFDIVLSIIGLILLSPVFLIIAILIKKEDKGPVFFKHKRIGKNLEEFEMYKFRTMYPDAEKRLEELLEKDEKIREEWYKHFKLKNDPRITKIGKILRKTSLDELPQLINVLIGNMSLIGPRPVVRKEVELYYGEDVAKEVFSIKPGITGMWQANGRSDIEDYSERIALDLYYLRNWSLELDFIIFLKTIKIVIDKKGAY